Proteins encoded within one genomic window of Terriglobus sp. TAA 43:
- the lon gene encoding endopeptidase La: MSNDFVSVIQPTASDPDRKRSARALPVLPVRDTVLFPHAVLPLTVGRDSSIQLIQSLGDEKTILVVAQRDARQDTPDASELHQTGTLATIHKVVKMPNQSLFVFTEGTERIRLGEFEQRTPFLTASYETIPDNDSDKTPELEALQRNVVSQFQQIVAASPTLSDDLQTIALNIEEPGRLADFIGSSLPFLTTADKQELLETTDVEARMDRLNKHLVKELEVQQLRSKIQNEVQDAVQQSQREYYLREQQKAISKELGETDETNKAIEELRAKIEAAGMPEDTKKEALKELNRLQRMNPAQPDYGMTRSYIEWLAVLPWAKSSGKQVDIPQAAAFLDEDHYGLQKVKDRILDYLSVRRLKPDMKGPILCFVGPPGVGKTSLGKSIARALGRKFARISLGGMHDEAEIRGHRRTYIGAMPGQIIQNLKRVETNDPVFMLDEIDKLGRDFRGDPASALLETLDPAQNGTFRDNYLDQPFDLSKVLFICTANQLDPIPAPLLDRMEIIELTGYTEEEKISIAERYLAPRQIKENGIDGNEGAEKEHKAGNGVPVAAVSDDRGDLLSSDAAVAHSTAESSPEVPESQLPKQTDEPKIIFPRESLGIIARHYTREAGVRRLEQLIGTVCRKQARRIAEGKTETLTVTPEVIREFLGGYKVRVDTEIAERTKRAGVAVGLAWTPVGGDVLFIEANKMKGKGSFQITGQIGDVMKESMQAALTWVRSNATKLGLDEDVLKDIDLHLHVPAGAIPKDGPSAGVTMASAIVSLLTDMPVRPLLAMTGEITLSGNVLPVGGIKEKFLAAKRAGVKDVILPIDVKPNVEEDLTADQTEGITIHYASRIEDVLAVALPHTMTELKKDTEVREELVHQAA, from the coding sequence ATGTCAAACGATTTTGTAAGTGTGATCCAGCCGACGGCGTCGGACCCGGACCGCAAGCGCAGCGCGCGCGCCCTCCCCGTCCTTCCCGTCCGCGATACCGTGCTGTTTCCGCATGCGGTGCTGCCTTTGACCGTGGGGCGTGACAGTTCGATTCAGCTCATCCAGTCCCTGGGTGACGAAAAGACCATCCTGGTGGTGGCGCAGCGCGATGCGCGCCAGGATACGCCGGACGCCAGCGAACTGCACCAGACCGGCACGCTCGCTACGATCCACAAAGTGGTGAAGATGCCGAACCAGAGCCTTTTTGTGTTCACGGAAGGCACGGAGCGCATCCGGCTGGGAGAATTTGAGCAACGTACGCCGTTTCTGACGGCCAGCTACGAGACGATTCCGGACAACGATTCGGACAAGACGCCCGAACTGGAGGCATTGCAGCGCAATGTGGTTTCGCAGTTCCAGCAGATCGTGGCGGCGTCGCCGACGCTTTCCGACGATTTGCAGACGATTGCGCTGAATATCGAGGAGCCGGGCCGTCTGGCGGACTTCATTGGTTCGTCGTTGCCGTTTTTGACCACCGCGGACAAGCAGGAATTGCTGGAAACCACAGATGTGGAAGCCCGCATGGATCGCCTGAACAAGCACCTGGTGAAGGAGCTTGAGGTGCAGCAGCTTCGTTCGAAGATTCAGAACGAAGTGCAGGATGCCGTGCAGCAATCGCAGCGCGAGTACTATTTGCGCGAGCAGCAGAAGGCTATCAGCAAGGAATTGGGCGAGACGGACGAGACCAACAAGGCCATCGAAGAGCTGCGCGCCAAGATTGAAGCCGCCGGCATGCCAGAAGACACGAAGAAGGAGGCTCTGAAGGAGCTGAACCGTCTTCAGCGGATGAACCCGGCGCAGCCGGATTACGGCATGACGCGCAGCTACATCGAGTGGCTGGCGGTGCTGCCGTGGGCCAAGTCTAGCGGCAAGCAAGTGGATATTCCGCAGGCCGCTGCGTTCCTCGATGAGGATCATTACGGTCTGCAGAAGGTGAAGGATCGCATTTTGGATTACCTCTCGGTGCGGCGCTTGAAGCCGGACATGAAGGGACCGATCCTGTGCTTTGTTGGACCTCCGGGCGTGGGTAAGACCTCACTGGGCAAGAGCATTGCACGTGCGCTGGGACGTAAGTTTGCACGTATTTCGCTGGGCGGTATGCATGATGAGGCGGAGATCCGCGGACATCGTCGTACGTACATCGGCGCGATGCCGGGGCAGATCATCCAGAACCTGAAGCGCGTGGAGACGAACGATCCGGTGTTCATGCTGGACGAAATCGACAAGCTGGGCCGCGACTTCCGTGGCGATCCTGCGAGTGCGCTTTTGGAAACGCTGGACCCTGCTCAGAATGGCACGTTCCGCGATAACTACCTGGATCAGCCGTTCGATCTGAGCAAGGTGTTGTTTATCTGCACGGCGAATCAGCTTGATCCGATTCCGGCGCCGTTGCTGGACCGCATGGAGATCATTGAACTCACTGGTTATACCGAGGAGGAAAAGATCAGCATTGCGGAACGGTATCTCGCTCCGCGTCAGATCAAGGAAAACGGTATCGACGGCAACGAGGGCGCAGAGAAGGAACACAAAGCAGGCAACGGCGTTCCGGTGGCTGCTGTGTCCGACGATCGAGGTGATCTGCTGAGTAGCGATGCGGCGGTTGCGCATTCCACTGCGGAAAGCAGCCCGGAGGTTCCGGAGTCGCAGTTGCCGAAGCAGACGGATGAGCCAAAGATCATCTTCCCGCGTGAGTCGTTGGGCATCATTGCGCGGCACTACACGCGTGAGGCTGGCGTGCGCCGGTTGGAGCAGTTGATTGGCACGGTCTGCCGCAAGCAGGCACGCCGCATCGCTGAAGGCAAGACGGAGACGTTGACCGTGACGCCGGAGGTGATTCGCGAGTTCCTTGGTGGTTACAAGGTGCGCGTGGATACGGAGATTGCGGAGCGTACGAAGCGTGCGGGTGTAGCGGTTGGGCTTGCGTGGACTCCTGTGGGCGGCGATGTGTTGTTCATCGAAGCCAACAAGATGAAGGGCAAGGGCAGTTTCCAGATCACGGGCCAGATTGGCGATGTGATGAAGGAGAGCATGCAGGCAGCACTGACATGGGTGCGTTCGAACGCGACCAAGCTGGGGCTGGATGAAGATGTGTTGAAGGACATTGATCTTCATCTGCATGTACCTGCAGGAGCGATCCCGAAGGATGGCCCAAGTGCGGGTGTGACGATGGCCTCGGCGATCGTTAGCTTGCTTACCGATATGCCGGTGCGTCCGTTGCTGGCGATGACGGGTGAAATCACGCTCAGTGGCAATGTGTTGCCGGTGGGCGGTATCAAGGAGAAGTTCCTGGCTGCAAAGCGTGCTGGTGTGAAGGACGTGATTCTGCCGATTGATGTGAAGCCGAACGTCGAGGAAGATCTCACGGCTGATCAGACTGAAGGCATCACCATTCACTATGCATCGCGCATTGAGGATGTGTTGGCAGTTGCTTTGCCGCACACCATGACCGAACTGAAGAAGGACACTGAGGTGCGCGAAGAACTGGTGCACCAGGCAGCGTAA
- a CDS encoding prephenate dehydratase domain-containing protein — protein sequence MKKIAIQGEPGSNSHLATRQLLGEVELVPCALSVEVLEKLTRSKQADAAVLPVENSLHGAVADHSDLLLRYGVEIVAECSLRIRHALMAVPGVAEEQVKHVLSHPVALSQCRKFFMEHPGLEAVPFYDTAGAIKHLIADHITDEAAIAAPFAAEVYGATILRGDLEDDPKNFTRFFLLTRKENAESFRPAGAAINKISLAFDLPHRPGSLLEALKKLVAAGADLTRIDSRPVPGRPWEYTFFVDLRIPSPDAADAVVAGLRQSCREVVELGRYEAAVLPEE from the coding sequence TTGAAGAAGATTGCCATCCAGGGAGAGCCGGGTTCGAACAGTCACCTGGCAACGCGCCAACTGTTGGGAGAAGTGGAACTAGTGCCGTGTGCGCTGTCCGTGGAAGTGCTGGAAAAACTCACGCGCTCCAAACAAGCCGATGCTGCTGTGTTGCCGGTGGAGAACAGTCTGCATGGCGCTGTCGCGGACCATTCCGATCTGTTGCTGCGCTACGGCGTGGAGATTGTGGCGGAGTGCTCCCTCCGCATCCGTCATGCATTGATGGCTGTACCCGGCGTGGCAGAAGAACAAGTGAAGCATGTGTTGTCCCATCCCGTGGCGCTATCGCAGTGTCGCAAGTTCTTCATGGAACATCCGGGATTGGAAGCGGTGCCGTTTTATGACACCGCCGGGGCGATTAAGCACTTGATAGCAGACCACATAACCGATGAAGCGGCGATTGCCGCTCCGTTTGCCGCCGAAGTGTATGGGGCGACGATTCTGCGCGGTGATCTGGAAGACGATCCGAAAAACTTCACACGCTTCTTTCTGCTGACGAGGAAGGAGAATGCGGAGAGTTTTCGACCGGCGGGTGCGGCTATCAATAAGATTTCATTAGCGTTTGACCTGCCTCACCGACCGGGGTCACTGCTGGAGGCCCTTAAGAAGCTGGTAGCGGCGGGGGCAGACCTGACCCGGATCGATTCGCGGCCGGTGCCGGGGCGGCCGTGGGAGTACACGTTTTTCGTCGACCTGCGGATTCCGTCTCCGGATGCCGCGGATGCGGTTGTGGCCGGATTACGCCAATCGTGCCGGGAAGTGGTGGAATTGGGTCGCTACGAGGCAGCGGTGCTTCCTGAGGAGTAG
- a CDS encoding lmo0937 family membrane protein: MLWTITVILLVLWLLGLVSGYTVGGWIHILIVLAIISLIFNLLAGRRSL; encoded by the coding sequence ATGCTTTGGACAATTACCGTAATTCTGCTTGTATTGTGGCTGCTTGGCCTTGTCAGCGGCTATACCGTCGGTGGCTGGATTCACATTCTGATTGTGCTTGCAATCATCTCGCTGATCTTCAATCTACTGGCGGGACGCAGATCGCTTTAG
- a CDS encoding CsbD family protein, producing MNSDQIKGKMQNAFGKAEQAVGEAVNSRDLANAGAEDRVKGAAKETWGNAKDTVHEMHKTAKTHADIVTGEPVTARDKFAAGVEHIKDSVNTKMDEMKTREQIKRDELRRSA from the coding sequence ATGAACAGCGATCAAATCAAGGGCAAGATGCAGAATGCATTCGGCAAGGCAGAACAAGCAGTGGGCGAAGCTGTAAATAGCCGAGACCTGGCCAATGCGGGAGCGGAAGATCGTGTGAAGGGCGCCGCGAAGGAGACTTGGGGAAATGCCAAGGACACGGTGCACGAAATGCACAAAACCGCCAAGACACATGCGGACATAGTCACCGGAGAACCCGTAACAGCGCGCGACAAGTTTGCAGCCGGCGTGGAGCACATTAAGGATTCCGTAAACACCAAGATGGATGAAATGAAGACACGCGAGCAGATCAAGCGTGACGAGCTTCGTCGCAGCGCGTAA
- a CDS encoding GDSL-type esterase/lipase family protein produces MRVVVCVVMLVLSGVGMAQTTLPANSADADFSQSRRYRDDDLHAKARVVFLGDSIMDYWGSHNGKWFSYTGWINRGIGGQTTQQLLLRERHDVLDLHPQAVVLEGGSNDMRLGFSPEEIRDNILSMGELAQANGLKVYVVQMTPVCDCVRPLTGLRTVEHIHHLNELLVAMAQKKHWDVLDFNSPLEDAEGKMRAELTVDGVHPNDRGYELLAPVVERALVRYTK; encoded by the coding sequence ATGCGTGTTGTTGTGTGCGTTGTGATGTTGGTGTTGTCTGGGGTTGGAATGGCGCAGACAACGCTCCCTGCGAACTCTGCTGACGCAGACTTCTCGCAAAGCCGTCGCTATCGTGATGACGACCTGCATGCGAAAGCGCGCGTGGTGTTTCTCGGCGATTCGATCATGGATTACTGGGGCAGCCACAACGGCAAGTGGTTCTCATATACGGGATGGATCAACCGCGGCATTGGCGGACAGACCACCCAGCAACTTCTGTTGCGCGAGCGGCATGACGTGCTCGACTTACACCCGCAGGCAGTGGTGTTGGAAGGTGGCAGCAATGACATGCGGCTGGGATTTTCGCCGGAGGAGATTCGCGACAACATTCTCTCCATGGGCGAGCTTGCGCAGGCGAATGGATTGAAAGTGTACGTTGTGCAGATGACGCCAGTGTGCGATTGTGTGCGTCCGTTGACCGGATTGCGCACGGTGGAACACATCCATCATCTGAATGAACTGCTCGTAGCGATGGCGCAGAAGAAACACTGGGATGTTCTGGATTTCAACTCGCCGCTGGAAGATGCTGAAGGGAAGATGCGTGCTGAGTTGACTGTGGACGGCGTGCATCCGAACGATCGTGGATATGAGTTGTTAGCTCCTGTTGTGGAGCGTGCGTTGGTTCGTTATACGAAGTAG
- a CDS encoding UbiA-like polyprenyltransferase, which yields MAVSLAHTWRSTRITLEMIKWEHSIFALPFALTGAVLAAGGWPHAVTLLWIVVCMVSLRTAAMAFNRWADAEIDSLNPRTKMRAIPAGLLSKGFVGMFTLVSLAIFLFAAAMLNHLTLLLSPIAIVVVLSYSYMKRLTRWSHLVLGLALGIAPSAAWIAVRGTLDPRIIVLTGAVLLWVAGFDVLYACQDFEHDRAHGLNSVPQAFGMQGAFLLARVMHVLMLGLLAWLVVLFHLGPIAMIGVVLVAGLLLYEHSLISPKDISRMNAAFFTLNGIISVVFFISVAADIAVRNLQAR from the coding sequence ATGGCCGTTTCGCTTGCACACACATGGCGCAGCACGCGCATTACGCTGGAAATGATCAAGTGGGAACACTCGATCTTTGCGCTTCCTTTTGCCTTGACCGGAGCGGTGCTTGCCGCAGGTGGTTGGCCACATGCGGTGACGCTGCTTTGGATCGTGGTGTGCATGGTGTCTCTGCGTACTGCAGCGATGGCGTTTAATCGCTGGGCCGATGCAGAGATTGATAGCCTGAATCCGCGCACCAAGATGCGTGCCATTCCCGCAGGGCTCTTGTCCAAGGGCTTCGTCGGGATGTTCACCCTCGTTTCGCTGGCGATCTTTCTGTTCGCTGCGGCGATGCTGAATCATCTGACGCTGCTGCTGAGTCCGATTGCAATTGTGGTGGTGCTTTCCTATAGCTACATGAAGCGGCTTACGCGCTGGTCGCACCTGGTGCTTGGACTGGCGTTGGGCATTGCACCTTCAGCTGCTTGGATTGCTGTACGAGGCACTCTTGATCCGCGCATCATTGTGCTTACTGGTGCGGTATTGCTGTGGGTTGCTGGTTTTGATGTGCTGTATGCGTGCCAAGACTTTGAGCACGATCGTGCGCATGGCTTGAACAGTGTGCCGCAGGCATTCGGTATGCAGGGCGCATTTTTATTAGCTCGGGTGATGCATGTGCTGATGCTCGGATTGCTGGCGTGGCTGGTGGTGCTGTTTCACCTTGGCCCAATTGCGATGATCGGCGTTGTACTGGTGGCAGGATTGCTGCTGTATGAGCACAGCTTGATTTCGCCGAAAGACATCAGTCGTATGAATGCCGCTTTCTTCACGCTGAATGGAATCATCTCCGTCGTGTTCTTTATTTCTGTCGCTGCGGATATCGCTGTGCGGAATCTACAGGCGCGATAA
- a CDS encoding BON domain-containing protein yields MKVRTNAGMVLALAAVMMPTLAMRAQSKVPDAQIQTDVQKSLDNKQFHDVHSTVKNGMVTLTGNVDLYATKEDAEHKIHHKKGVVAVQNLIKVQGGEVSDTQLRDKLAEKLAYDRVGYGTTAFNSFTIGVQGGVVTLGGVAYGPTDKDSAISLVSHYPGVRDVVDDIEVAPLSPNDDRIRLAAARAIYGFPSLQRYAMDPAKPIRITVVNGDITLTGVVDRQADKDAAGIRANGVAGAFKVTNNLQVAGEPVGEK; encoded by the coding sequence ATGAAGGTCAGAACAAATGCGGGAATGGTCTTGGCGTTGGCAGCTGTGATGATGCCGACGCTTGCGATGCGTGCCCAGTCGAAGGTGCCGGACGCGCAGATTCAGACAGACGTGCAGAAGTCGCTGGATAACAAACAGTTCCACGATGTGCATAGCACCGTGAAGAACGGCATGGTGACTTTGACTGGCAATGTGGATCTGTACGCCACCAAGGAAGACGCGGAACACAAGATTCATCACAAAAAAGGCGTTGTAGCCGTGCAGAACCTGATCAAGGTGCAAGGCGGCGAAGTTTCAGATACGCAGTTGCGTGACAAGCTTGCGGAAAAGCTGGCGTATGACCGCGTTGGTTATGGCACAACGGCATTTAACAGCTTCACCATTGGTGTGCAGGGTGGCGTGGTGACGCTCGGTGGCGTGGCGTATGGCCCTACCGATAAGGACTCCGCCATTTCGCTGGTGTCGCACTATCCCGGCGTGAGAGATGTGGTGGACGACATTGAAGTGGCGCCGCTTTCGCCGAATGATGATCGTATCCGTTTGGCTGCCGCGCGGGCGATCTACGGATTTCCGTCGCTCCAGCGGTACGCCATGGACCCGGCAAAGCCGATTCGCATTACGGTGGTGAATGGCGACATTACGCTGACTGGCGTGGTGGATCGGCAGGCGGATAAAGATGCTGCCGGCATTCGGGCGAATGGTGTTGCCGGAGCTTTCAAGGTGACGAATAACCTGCAGGTGGCCGGGGAACCCGTCGGCGAAAAGTGA